The Triticum aestivum cultivar Chinese Spring chromosome 3A, IWGSC CS RefSeq v2.1, whole genome shotgun sequence genome includes a region encoding these proteins:
- the LOC123058691 gene encoding basic leucine zipper 23, translated as MDDGLYLPIPSHLLFPYPEISHGFDDEFLACTHTHTCNVPSWPAAAHSHTCLHAHTQVIASGEDHAEHDQLRNLRKPLGNREAVRKYRQKKKAHAAFLEEEVKKLRAANQQLLRRLQGHAALEAEVARLTGLLLDVRGKIDGAEIGGRPFQERCSFGSVVGTAAEPTAPCFDSGSAEVPAAWETCEIDGGGIVSGELGVPEVVDAVASFVNSPA; from the coding sequence ATGGACGACGGACTATACCTTCCGATCCCCAGCCACCTTCTGTTTCCATATCCTGAGATCTCCCACGGCTTCGATGATGAGTTCCTAGCGTGTACTCACACACACACCTGCAACgttccatcatggccggccgcgGCGCACTCCCACACGTGCCTGCACGCGCACACCCAAGTCATAGCTTCCGGCGAAGATCACGCGGAGCATGACCAGCTGAGGAATCTCCGGAAGCCTCTGGGGAACCGTGAGGCCGTGCGCAAGTACCGGCAGAAGAAGAAAGCCCACGCAGCCTTCCTCGAggaggaggtcaagaagctccgcGCCGCCAACCAGCAGCTCCTGAGGCGGCTGCAGGGCCACGCGGCGCTGGAGGCCGAGGTGGCGAGGCTGACGGGCCTCCTGCTCGATGTCCGAGGCAAGATCGATGGGGCTGAGATCGGCGGCCGGCCGTTCCAGGAGCGGTGCAGCTTCGGCTCTGTCGTCGGCACTGCTGCAGAACCGACAGCACCATGCTTTGATTCTGGCAGTGCTGAGGTACCAGCGGCCTGGGAGACTTGCGAGATCGATGGCGGTGGCATCGTTTCGGGAGAACTTGGTGTTCCTGAAGTGGTGGATGCTGTTGCCAGCTTCGTGAACTCTCCTGCATAA